In Deltaproteobacteria bacterium, the genomic window CACTCCAAGGAGATCCATCAGAATCGAATCTCCTGGGTGGACGGCAAGGTTTCCGAGCATAGCGATACGTTCTACTTCGTGGGGTGCAGGCCTTACTTCGATGTGATTTTCCGTGACATCAAGGCAGGCTCCATTCAAGGTGCTCGCAACACCCTGCGTCTGCTGAACCTGGTGGGCGTTGAACCGATTGTCAGCAACGAAGAGCGCTGCTGCGGCCACGACGCGCTCTGGAACGGAAATCTGGACCTCTTTAAGACACTAGCCCGGCGAAATATCGACCTGATACGTTCTTCCGGAGCCAGGCAGGTCGTGTTCAGTTGCCCGGAAGGGTACCACACTTTCAAGCATTACTACTCCCAGTATTTCGGCGACCTCGAATTTGAAGTGGTTCACATCGTAGAACTCTTAAGTCGGAAAATTAAAGAAAACAGCCTGTCTTTCAACCCATTGGACGAAACGGTCACCTATCAGGACCCCTGCCGACTGGGCCGAATGGCCGGTATTTATGATGCGCCGAGGGAAATTATCCGAAGCATTCCCGGCATCACCTTTAATGAAATGGAGCGGAACCGGGAAAACGCCGTGTGCTGCGGCGCCAGCGCCTGGCAGAGCTGCTCCGGTTACTCCAAAGCCATCCAACTCGACCGACTGAAGGAAGCCGGGGCAACCGGGGCCGGTACGGTGATTACGTCGTGCCCCAAATGCGCCATTCATTTCAATTGCACCATTAACGCGTTCGAACTGGAGGTGCGGACAAAAGAACTCCTCGACCTGGTGGCGGAACAGGCCGTGATACCGTAACCAAGGACCATAGACTGAGTCAGGAGGCGAAATCGTGAGTCGCGACATACTCATCGTCGGAGCGGGTATTGCCGGCATCCAGGCGGCGTTGGACCTCGCGGACATGGGTCTTAAGGTGCACCTGGTGGAGAAACTCCCGAGTATCGGGGGAAAGATGGCTCAACTCGACAAAACCTTCCCCACCAACGACTGCGCCATCTGAATCCTCTCTCCGAAATTACTGGATGCCGGTCGGCATCCCAACATCAACCTGCTGGCCTACAGCCAGGTGGAAGAGCTTAAGGGCGAAGCAGGTGACTTTACCGTGAGAGTCCGCAGGAAAGCCCGCTACGTCGACGAGAGCAAATGTACCGGATGCGGGACCTGCGCGGAGAAATGTCCGACCCCCGTATTGGACGCCTACAACATGAATTTGGCCCACCGGCGAGCCATCTACAAGTACTTCGCCCAGGGCATCCCGTCCGTGTTCACGATCGATACGGAACATTGCCGTCAATTTCAGGGAAAGAAATGCGGCGTCTGCGCTAAGGTCTGCCAGGCCAAGGCCGTTGACTTCGAACAATCGGACCGAATCCTCGAATTGAAAGTCGGCGCTGTCATTGCGGCAACCGGTTACGATCTCTTTGACGCCGGAAGAATCCCCGAATACGGCTACGGCAGGTTTCCCAATGTGGTGACCGCCATCGAATTCGAACGCCTGTTGAGCGCCAGCGGCCCCACGTCGGGACATGTGGTCCGCCCCTCGGACCTGCAGGCCGAAGAGGCCTGCCGCTCTCTCGATAAACAGATTGTGAAGCTCGCCGAGAGCCTGGACTCCTTCGAAAAGAAGTATGAGATGAGTTCGGAAAACTTTTTCGATCGCCTGGCGGACGGCAAGCTGGAAACTCAGGACGATGTCGTCCGGTGGTCGGAACTTCATAAGGAGCATCAGGACCTCGTCATCGCCCGAGATGCGCTCAAACACAAAGTCGAGCACTCTCACGCCAACAAACTGGCTTTCATACAGTGTGTGGGTTCCAGAGACTTCCGGTTCAATGCATACTGCTCGGGCTGGTGTTGTATGCACTCCATCAAAGAAGCCATCATTGCCAAGGAACACAATTCGGACACGCAGTCATATATTTTCGGCATGGACATCCGCGCTGTGGGCAAAGGCTTCGAGGAATACAAAATAAGGGGCGGAAAGGACTCCGAGATCACCTATGTCCGCGGGCGAGTCGCGGAGATCACCGAATCCGAGGATCATCAGCCGGTTGTCTGGTACGAGGACACTCGGGAACGCAAGGT contains:
- a CDS encoding (Fe-S)-binding protein encodes the protein MNVIDPIVQKTKTYFCLDCGVCTGSCPVSRVSDTFSPRLIVERSLYELEKLNDETIWACLTCARCSERCPASINFPEFIRLIRDEAQKTGFHGVPAHNGMLQTIMAMHSKEIHQNRISWVDGKVSEHSDTFYFVGCRPYFDVIFRDIKAGSIQGARNTLRLLNLVGVEPIVSNEERCCGHDALWNGNLDLFKTLARRNIDLIRSSGARQVVFSCPEGYHTFKHYYSQYFGDLEFEVVHIVELLSRKIKENSLSFNPLDETVTYQDPCRLGRMAGIYDAPREIIRSIPGITFNEMERNRENAVCCGASAWQSCSGYSKAIQLDRLKEAGATGAGTVITSCPKCAIHFNCTINAFELEVRTKELLDLVAEQAVIP
- a CDS encoding FAD-dependent oxidoreductase, which produces MSRDILIVGAGIAGIQAALDLADMGLKVHLVEKLPSIGGKMAQLDKTFPTNDCAI
- a CDS encoding CoB--CoM heterodisulfide reductase iron-sulfur subunit A family protein; translation: MRVRRKARYVDESKCTGCGTCAEKCPTPVLDAYNMNLAHRRAIYKYFAQGIPSVFTIDTEHCRQFQGKKCGVCAKVCQAKAVDFEQSDRILELKVGAVIAATGYDLFDAGRIPEYGYGRFPNVVTAIEFERLLSASGPTSGHVVRPSDLQAEEACRSLDKQIVKLAESLDSFEKKYEMSSENFFDRLADGKLETQDDVVRWSELHKEHQDLVIARDALKHKVEHSHANKLAFIQCVGSRDFRFNAYCSGWCCMHSIKEAIIAKEHNSDTQSYIFGMDIRAVGKGFEEYKIRGGKDSEITYVRGRVAEITESEDHQPVVWYEDTRERKVKNLPVDLVILAAGCEPSKGTKELAEMLGIELDAYGFIKSDSTHPVDTSVPGVFTCGCAQSPIDIPESVAQASSAAARAAEVVLSRKAAA